The DNA segment CGACGGCTCGTTCGCGTCCTCGTGCAGGTGGGCGGGATGGAGCCAGTGCACCTCCCCCCGCGCGTCCTGGGCGAAGGCCAGCAGGAACACCGGGCCGCGCGCATCGACGTTGCGGTAGCGCACCCCGAAGCCCGCCTCCGCCGGCACCACGGCGCCGGGGGCCAGCGGCGTAGTGCCCGTCAGCGGCGTGTGGAAGGTGACGCCCACGCTGCGTCCCAGCGACGACGCCGCCGCGGTGCCACGCGCCAGCGCCGTCCCCTCTCCATGCGGAGGCCCTGGCACGGGCCGCAGGAAGAGCACCGCGAGTCCCGCGGCGAGCGCGGCGGCCACGGCCCCTCCCGCCCAGGGACGGTTCCACCGGGCGCGGGCGCGCTGCTCGGCGGGGCCCGCACGCACCCGGCGCAGCACCCGCGCCACCGCCTCATCGGTGGAAGACGCCGGCTCCAGCGGCGCGGCGATCCGGGCCGCCAGGGCCTCGGTGTCCCGCAGCCCGCGCTGACAGTGCGCGCAGCCGCGGGCATGGGCCCGCAGGGCCTGCGCCTGTTCCTCGGGGAGCTGCCGGTCGACGAGCTGCAACCAGACCGACGGCTCGGGGCATGGCGACGTCACGGACGACCTCCAGACACACTGGCACGGAGCTTCTTCAGGCCATGGAACACGCGCGAGCGCATGGTGGCCTCGTTGCGCCCGACGATGCGGGCAAGCTCCGCGTAGTCGAGCTCCTGGTCGAAGCGCAGCAGCAGCGCCTCGCGGAACTTCTCCGGCAGCGCCATCATCGCCTCTCGCACGCGCCGCTGCTGCTCGCGCTCCAGCAGCTGGTCCACCACGTCCGCCTGGTCCGGCGAGGCCACCGCCTCCAGCCCGGCAGCGGGGGCCTCCTCGTGCCACCGGCCGCGCCGGCCCGAGTCCCGCACGCGCTTGCGGCACAGGTTGCGAGCGAGGGTGAGCATGAAGACGACGAAGGGTGCGCGCGGCTGGTAGTCACGGCGCGCCTCCCAGACGCGCACCAGCGTCTCCTGTGCCAGCTCGTCGCCCTCGGCGGCGCTGCCCACGGACTTGCCGCAGTAGCGCGCCAGGCGCGCGTGGTGCCGGCGCACGAGCTGCTCGAAGGCCTGCTCGGAGCCAGCGGCGGAAAGGAGCATCAGCTCCTCATCCGTGCGCGAGTCGAGCCGTCGCCGGGCGTCCCCGGGAAAGGGGACCACCCTGGGTGAGTCACTGGTGGAATCCGTCATGGCGGGGCGCGCGGCAGCCTAATGGAAACACCTAGAGAACGGAAAAGCCGCCGGAGATGCCCAGCACCACGCCGCCGGGCCGCGAAAAGCGCAGCACCTGCTCCTCCAGCTCGGTCAGCGGGCGCTGGCTGCCCGCCCGGTATCGCGGGGTGTCCAAGCGGAAGGCCCAGCCCGCCTCGAAGGCCAGCCATCCGCGAGAGCCCAGGTCGTGGCGCCAGCCCAGTGAGGCGTTGGCGGTGGTGACATCGGAGCGGGTGACGTAGACGCCCTCCTCCTCCCCGCCGACCCAGGCATCGCGCCCGAGGTTGTGCGCCAGCGCGCCCTGGAGGAAGAACGCGCGCGAGACGCCCAGGGGATAGACGCGCGCGTGCGCCGTGAGGCGCGGGCCCCACAGCCCTCCGCCCAGGCCTGTGCCCACGGAGAGGAAGTCCACCAGTCGCAGGTCGGCCGCCAGGCCGAAGCCGGTGAAGTACCCGATGCCTCCGGCGTTGTTGAAGCCGAAGCTGCCGCCCACGTCGAGCCGGTGGCCATACGCCGGTGTATTGAGGACGGAGCCCGGGGCGCCGGAGGGCCTGGGCTCCGCGGCCCGGGCCCGCGTGGACAGGGTGAGCGAGGCGAGCAGCACGGCAACCGTGGCGCGGGCGGTCTTCATGGAAGGGGGCTCCCGGGGCCCGCCCAGCGGGCCCGTATACGTCGTGACTGCGCGAAGAATCCCCAGGGGCCTCCCGCGTTTAAAAAATCGTTCCGGGCTCATTCCATGAGCTCGGACCCTCAATCCACCTGCTGGTGCAAATCCGTTTAAACAAATGCGCTCCCTCGGGATTCATGCGTGCGGCGCACGTCGTAGGCATCGACTGAATCCGGCGCACATCAGGGAGACGTGACATGCGGAGTGACGAGAAGCGGAAGCGGAGTGCGTGGTGGCTCGTGGCAGCGGCGCTGTGGCAGGCCTGTGGCGCGCCAGTCGAGCCGGAAGCAACGGCTGCAGAGGCTGCTGTCACCACCACCGTGGCTGCATTGGAGGTGTCCCAGGCCCAGGAGGCGGACCTCGTCCAGCGGCTCCAGGCCGTGCCGGGCGTGCTGTCCGTCGTCGAGCGGCCCTCGACGGTTCCGGGGACGCGCTTCTTCCACCTGGGCTTCGAGGTGCCCACCGACCACCGGCGCCCGTCCGGGGAGCGCTTCACGCTGCGAGCGACGCTGCTGCACCGCTCGGAGAGTGCACCCATGGTGCTCTACTCCGGCGGGTACGCCCTCTCCTCCTACTCGTCCGAATACGAGCCCACCTGGCTGCTGGGGGCCAACCAGCTCTCCGTCGAGTATCGCTACTTCGGCGAGTCCTTCCCCCTGTCGCGTGACTGGAGGCGGCTGGACGTGTGGCAGGCCGCGGCGGACTTCCACCAGCTCGTCCAGGCCTTCAAGCCCCTGTACCCGGCCCGCTGGCTGAACACCGGTGGCAGCAAGGGAGGCATGGCGGCCGTCCACCACCGCTTCTTCTACCCGCGCGACGTGGACGCCACGGTGGCCTATGTCGCGCCCAGCTCGCACGGCCTCAGCGACCCGCGCTACATCGGCTTCCTGGAGAGGGTGGGCGACGCGGCCTGCCGGGAGCGGCTGAAGGGCCTCCAGCGCACGGCCCTGGAGCGCCGCGAGGAGATGCTGCCGTACGTGGAGGACCTCGCGGAGTCGTATGAAGACTCCTTCCACCTCCTCGGCACCGACCGGGCCTTCGAGTTCGCCGTCCTCGAGTTCCCCTTCGCCTTCTGGCAGTACGGCTCCGCGGAGTGGTGCGACTACCTCCCCGAGCCGGAGACCGTCTCCACGGACGAGCTGTTCGAGCTGCTCGATGATGTGTCCGACATCCTCTACACGTACGGGGACCTCGCGCTCGGGGCCTACGCTGGCTACTACTACCAGTCCGCCACGGAGCTGGGCGGGCCGGGCTACCCGGATGCCCACCTGAAGGACCTGCTGCGCTACCGGGGCCAGGACGTGTCCGCCGTCTACCTGCCGTTCCAGGTGACGGAGCCGTACAACCCGCTGGTGCCGCTGCTGGCCGAGCTCTGGGTCCACCATGCGGGCCAGCGCATCATGTTCCTCTACGGAGACCAGGACCCGTGGTCCGCCGCGGCCTTCAGCGTGCGGGAGCGCAACGACTCCTGGCGCTTCACCGTTCCCAACGCCAACCACAGCAACGCGCGCATCCGCCGCCTGCCCGATGCCGAGCGCGCGCTCGCGGCCCAGCGCCTTTCCGAGTGGATGAACGCTCCCGTGAGACCCATGCCAGCGCAGGGCGCGCTCACCGCGTTCTCGGTGGCGGAGGACGGCCCCGTGAACGAGCCCACCGAGGGACGCCGGCGGAGGTAGGCTCACACGCCGCCCTCCCCCGGCACGCGGCCGGCTCCCCCCGCGGTCAGGCGGGAGTATCGACCGCTTCCGAGCGCCTGTAACGCTGCGTGCCTAGAGCGTCTTGCAGAGGGTCGCACCGATGAGGCCGGGCTCCCAGTCCTTGATGACGCAGCCCGCCCCCGGGCCCTTCATCGTTCCGCGCCCTGACAGACGCTGGATGTCCCACCTGCCGAGCGTGGCGCAAATCTCACTCTGCCGGGCCCGGGCCTCCTGCGGGGACAGCTCGGCCGTCCCGGGCGCGCACGGTCCGTCTCCGTCCACCACGGTGAAGGGGAAGCCCGTGGGCTCGCAGAGCGACCACCCCATGGGCTGCGTGTCCTGCTGACGGATGACGCAGCCCGCGCCATACCCCACCATCGAGCCGCCTCCCGTCAGCCGGACGATGTCCCACTTGCCCAGGTACGCGCAGAGCTCGGTGCGTCTGGCGACCGCGGTCTCCGGGCTCATGAGGGCGGCATTCGTCGGGCACAGGTTGTCGCCTTGCGACTTGAAGTAGGCCGGCATCGGCCGCGGCATGCAGACGCTCGCCCCCATCGCGCGGAAGTCGAGGTCCTGCACGGTGCAGCCATGACCGGAGCCGACCATCGAGCCCCCACCCGCCAGGCGGACGATGTCCCAGGTGCCGAGCTGCGCGCAGAGCGCCTCCTGATGGGTGCGCGCATCCGCCACCGGCATCAGGTACTCGTTCGGCGGGCACACGGTGTCTCCGCGGATGGAGTGGATGTCTCCCACCAGGGCAGCGTGGCTCCGGGCAGTCTGGTCCGCCGTGGCCTCCGGGGTGCTCATGCCCTCACCGCAGGCGGTCATCGTCAACGACACCAGACAGCCGAGCAGACTCTTCTTCATGTGCATCTCCGGGTATGCCGCGGGCGCCTTCGCGTCCGTGGCGGGGAACGGAGATGCACCTGAGCAAGGGCGGGACCAGGGCACCCGCAGGGGGAGACCCGCACGGAAATCATGAGGTTGGAACACGCGAGACGTCGGCGGACGGGGTGATGGCGGAGCGAACGTGCCAGTCCTGGCACGCGCGCCGCGCGCTCCAGCGGACGCGGATGTCAGTGCCCTCCGAGCGGGCGGCACCGCTCCGGTCAGTCCACGGGAGTGAGCCCCTCGGCCTTGAAGCCGTCGCCCTCCATCCCCCTATCGAAGTGCGCCTCGACAGGATGGTGCCACTGAGGGTCGTGGCGCACCGTCACTTCGACGGAGGACGCGTCGAGGGCCCGCGCCACGCGCTCGAAGAGCACGTCGACAGTGGGTGCGGTCGCCTCGGTGAATCCTGGCGTGGGGACCGCCCCCTGGCCGACGTAGGTCACCGATACGACCTGCTGCTCGTTCACCTCGATGCGCCAGGGGCCCCCGCCGGGCGCAAAGCCCGTCGCGGTGTAGTCGAATCGGTAGCGGCTCGGCCGCACCGTCTCCCAGGCCCTGCGCTCGGAGTCCACCTGCTCCCGCTCGCCGTCCGTACACCCCACCGCCCCAACGATGAGAGCCCCGGTAAGTACCCGGATGACGGCCCTCCTGCTCCAGCCAGACCGCGTCATGCTGCCTTCCTCGCAATGCATCTCCAGGCGGCCGGCCCCGCACCCAACACGCACGGGTGTGCCAGATATCCCTTCTGCCTGTCGAGGGGGGCGATCCATACACCGTCATCCCAGCGGAGGACCCGCACGGTCACCTGCTCGCCGGGATGGACTTCCCGCTCACCCGCGAGCCCAGTGAGCTACTGCCAAGGCACAGGTGTCGCCGAGAGCAGGCGCGCGGCGCGACGTCCAGCGCCGCGCGCCCGGGTCAGGACCGCTGTGATGCCGCTCGAAGCTCAGCCGCGGCGACCCCAGCAGGCGCCCTGGTAGGACCAGCCACGCTGGAAGCAGAAGTTCTGGGCCTTCTCCCCGCACTCTCCATGGCTGATGTACCAGCAGGCGGAGAGCCCGGAGCCCGAGGCGGCCCAGCCGGTGTCCATCCAGTAGTTGGTGCCCGAGCAGTTCGCCAGACACCGGCGGCCGCCGGCCTCCCAGCCCTCACAGATGGCGTGCGCGCCGGGACCGCAGACATTCTGCTCCGCCTCGCCGAGGTTCTCCTCGGGCACATGGGCCGACACCTCGCTCGCGGCCGGCTCCTCCTGCTCGACCCCGCAACCGGTGGTCAGGGCGACGGCGACACAGAGCATCAATCCAGAGAAGAAAGACCTACGCATGTGTACCTCTTCAGGTTCAGGGCTGTGGGTTGATGGGTACAGCCACCGACGGATTGAACGCGGATTACGTGGATGGATCACCTTCCCGCTCTATTTCTGGGTTTTCGCCCTCGACCCAGGGGGCCGCATGTCGCGCCTGGGCAGCTAGAAGGCCCTCCCCCGGCATGTCGGTTGCCGGCCACCTGCTGACCGGGGGTCAACACCCGCCGGCGCGGCACACAAAGATTGCTTGAGGCCAACCCGGAATACCGGGAAAGAGGTGACACACCCAGGAGCGTCTCAATGCACCTTCGTCACCTGCCCGTCGTCGTTCGCCGCACCGGACTGGCCTTGTTCCTCGCCACCGCCGTGGCCTGTGGAGTGCAACCGGAGCACGAGTCCGAGCCCCCAACGCAGACCGCCGCGCTGGTCGCGGGCACCCGGCTCATCGGCGTGCAGTCCGGCCGTTGCCTCGACGTGGCCCAGAACAGCCAGACGTCAGGGCAGGGGCTCAACATCTATGACTGCCACGGGCAGGGGAACCAGCGGTTCCTGTTCACGCCCGAGGGCGAGCTGCGCGTGTTCGACGGTGCCTGGTGCGTCCAGCCCGCGACCGCCAGCGCCGGGGCCCGGGCCGTCATCGGCGCCTGCACCGGGGCGGCGAGCCAGCGGTGGGTCCGCAACGCCAACGGCACGGTGGTCCACACTTCGTCCTCGCTGTGCCTCGACGTGTCCGGCCAGGCCACCGCCAACAGCTCGCCGGTCGTCGTCTGGAATTGCAACGGCCAGACGAACCAGCAGTGGTCGCTGCCGCCCGACACCCAGCCCCCCACCGTGCCCACGGGGCTCACCCTGTCCAACGTGACGTGCAACTCGGCCACACTGTCGTGGTCCGCGTCCACGGACAACGAGGGGGTCGCCTTCTATGACGTCTACCACGACGGCCAGCTCATGAAGAGCGTGTCCGGCGCCACGGTGTCCACCGGGCTGACCGTGGTCCCCGGCGCGACGTGGGGCCTGTATGTGAATGCACGGGACGCGGCGGGCAATGTCTCTCAAGGCAGCGCCACGCTCTCCATCACCCCGCCGCCGTGCCAGACGGACACCCAGCCGCCCACCGTCCCCACCGGCGTCACCGCCACCGCCTCGGGCACCAGCGTGACGGTGAGCTGGACTGCGTCGACCGACAACCAGGGCGTGACGGCGTACGACGTGTTCCGAGGAGGCGTGAAGGTCGGGACGGTGTCCGGCTCGCCGCCCGGGACGTCTTTCTCCGACAGCGGCCTCTCCCCGAATACGGCCTATTCCTACGCCGTGCTCGCCCGTGACGCCCAGGGCAATGCGTCCGCCCGGAGCTCGGCCGTGACGGTCACCACCGGCCAGGCCTGCGCGAACCCCGTCTGCTCCGTCACCCAGGTCACCACCGACACGGACATCCCGTGGGGCCTGGTGCACCTGCCGGACGGCACGGTGCTCTACGGCCGCCGGGACGCGCAGAACATCGTTCGCCTGGACCCGGCGACGGGACAGAAGACGTCGGTGGGCACCGTCCCCAACGTGCAGAGCACCGACGGCGAGGGCGGGCTGATGGGGCTGGCCATCTCCCCCTCCTTCTCCACCGACCGCTGGCTGTACGTGATGCACACGTCCCCCACCGACAACCGCATCGTGCGCCTGCGGTACGAGAATGGCGCCCTCAACATCGCCTCGCTCCAGGTGCTGCTGCAGGGCATCGGCCGCAACAAGTTCCACAACGGCGGGCGCCTGCGCTTCGGACCGGACGGGAAGCTCTACGCGGCGACGGGTGATGCCCAGAACGGCGCCTACGCGCAGGACATCAACAACCTGGCCGGCAAGGTGCTGCGGCTCAACACCGACGGCACGGTCCCGTCCGACAACCCCTTCGGCAACTACGTGTGGAGCTATGGCCACCGCAACCCGCAGGGGCTGGCCTTCGACTCCCAGGGGCGCCTCTGGGAGCAGGAGTTCGGCAACTCGGTGATGGACGAGACCAACCTCATCCAGAAGGGCGGGAACTACGGCTGGCCGAACTGTGAGGGGACGGTGTCCCAGGGCGGCTCGGGCTGCGCGACGGCCGGGTACATCGCCCCCAAGCGGACCTACCCCACGTCGGAAGGCTCCTGCTCCGGCATCACGGTGGTCCGCGACGCGCTCTACGTGGCCTGCGCCCGCGGCTCACGCCTCTACCGCGGGGTCATCAGCGGCACCGAGCTGACCAACGTGCAGCAGTTCTTCGTCGGCACCTACGGCCGGCTGCGCACCGTCGAGCCGACGCTCGACGGCAACCTGTGGCTGACCACCACCAACCAGGGCGACAAGGACAGCATCCCCGACAACAGCAACGAGAAGATCTTCCGCGTCCTTCTCGGGCAGTAGGGAGCGTCCGAGGGCCGCCGGAGCGGCTACTGCGGGCGGATGATGGTCAGGTCCCCCGGGTATCCCGCGGATGCCCAGGGGAGCCCCTTCGCATCCAGCCGGAACCCGCTGAGCATCTCGCCCGCGATGAACTGCTCCGGCTCCCACCCCGTGGCGCGGCGCCTCCGGTACACGCCTTCCGCGTCACCGGAGCCCCGCCGCTGCCAGGCCACCCAGGGCTCCCCGTCGGCATCGAGCTCGAGCAAGGGCGGGCCGAGGTACAGCAGCTCCGTCGCGGCCTGGATGCGCTCCGGCGTCCCCCAGTCGCCCAGCGAGAGGTCTCCATTCCACCGGGAGACGAAGAGCATCCCGGTGGCGCGGTCCGGGGCGCTTTCCCGCCAGGCGACCACCACGTCGTCTTCCCCCTCGCCCTTGATGGCGAGGTCCCACGTGCTGCCCTGCTCCGTGCCGCGCAGCAACCGGCCCATGCGGTGCCAGCGCCCATTCGCGTACCTCGTCACGAAGACGTGCTGCGCGTCGTCTTCCCGGGAAGGAAACCCCGACCAGGCCACGAACACGGTGCCGCCTTCCACGGTGATGGCCGGGTGCCCCGCGTACGTCTGGAGCTCGGGAATGGCTCCCCGAGGGTCTCCCAGGGGCTCCCAGGCCGTGTCGCTCCAGCGCATCACCCGGAGCCCGCCAGCGCCGTCCGGGTAGACGAGGAAGGGGCGCCCCCACCAGTCCAGCGCCAGTTGGAACCGGGGATGGGTGTCCCGGGTGTCCAACGGCGCTCCCAGGCGGACCCATGACATGCCGTCATGCTTCACCACGTGAATCCACGAGGTGGAGTCCTGGGTCTCGCTCCAGGCGAGCACCAGGGCGCTTCCGAGCCGGGAGGTCGCGAGCCGCGGCAGCTCGGGCGCTACCGCCCGCGCATGGGGCTCACGCGGCGCGGGGAGCGGCTCCCATGCCGTACCGTTCCAGCGGTTGACTCCGAGCTGCGGCACGACGCCAAACGACTCGGTGGTGACGAAGGCGAGGACCGGCCGGCCCTCTGGAAACTGCTCCGTGGCCAGGGAATGCAGGTAGTGGGAGGGGTTGTGCCACAGGTCTCCGACCCGACTGAAGGGCCAGTAGCGGATGCGATGGCTGTGCACCCCCACGCCTTGATTGCCGGCCCGGTCCTTCAGCTTCACCTGGGACAGGTCGACGTGCAGGATGGCCGGTGGACGCAGGGGTGAGGCCGGCACCAGCCGGAGGACCTTCCCATCCTCGCTGAGCACCACCTGGTGCGCGACCGAGAACCCCCTGTCGTCGCGCAGCACGGTGGGCGAGACCTCGAGCGACCCGGCCAGGAGGGGTTCGGAGATGCCAATCTCCGGAGCCTCGTGCACGTGGGGAAAGGACCCGTCCGGACGAGAGAGGCCCACCACGGGAGGCGTGCGGTCCACGACGACCGTGGCGCTCCGGCTGGTGACGCTCTGCTCTCCGAGCACGGCCCGCGCGGCGAAGGTGACAAGGCCCTGCGCATGGGTGGCACAGTCCACGGCGTGCCGGTACGGAGGGGTGAGGTCGCTGACGGACGGCTCGGGGTCGCCCTCCGCCTGGGTGACCAGCTCCACCTTGTCCGGGTTGCCTTCGACGTGGACGGACAGCGTCCACTGGCCCTCCCGGCAGAACTCCGGCCCCTCCGTGCTCAGGGTGACGAGGAGCTGACCACCGGACGTGTCGTCCGTCTTGGGAGAGGACGTCGGCTCCGACTTCAAGGAGTCACAGGCAAGGGAGCCCAGTGCCGTGCAGAGCAGCAGGGGCACCCAGGTGCAGCGGGTGAGGCCGGGTTTCATGGGGGACGCTCCGGGAGGCAGTCGCGAGACCTCTCTTGGACACGCGACGCCGCCAGGTTGGGACGTCAGCGCACCCAACCCAGGCCGAGGCTGCCGCCCAGCGACAGCGCGGAGCCAGCGCCCGCATCCGCGCGCGACCAGGTGTGCCCCGCATTGCCGAGGACCGACAGCCGGAGCGGCCCGTGCACTCGCAGCCACGCTCCCACCGTCGCTCCCACCTGGGGTTGCAGGGCGAGCCCCACCTCTCCGGTGGAGGGCTGCCGCTGGCGGGACAGGGTGGCGCCGGCATCCAGGGAGACGTGGAGCTGGAGCCCATGCCAGTCCCGCGTGAGATGCCCCAGGCCCAGCCGCGCCGTGGCGTCGTATTGCTCGAGGTCCCCGGAGGGATGCGCTCCCCGGCGAACGTCCAGCACGGCCGTCGTCAGGTTCACCCCGGACTCCTTCCAGGAATGCTGGAGCGCGGCCGTGGCGCCCACCATGGGCCCGAAGGATGGGATGAGCGGACGTCCCACGCTGGGGCCCAGGTGAAGCCTCCACCTCGGCGGCAGCGCACCCTTGAGCACGTTCGTCTCCAGGCGCTGGGGACGCAGCTGCGAGCGCGTCAGCTCCGCGCGGCCCGCGTCGGGGACCTGCACGCGCGCCTCCATGGCGGTGTGCTCGCTCCGCGTGGTGAGGATGTAGCCGCCCGCGGGCAGCGCCAGCGTGGTCGCCCCCGCGCCCTTGCGCACGTGCCCGAGGACGGGCTCTCCCGAGAGGGTGGACACCGTCCAGTCCCCGGGCTCCTCGATGGCGAGCGTCAGCAGCGACGTCGCCCGCGCGGGCGAGGAGAGGACGAGGTCCCCCTTCCCCTGGAGGTCGAAGCGGAAGCTGGGGTGCTGCGTCCCCGCGCGGGACAGGAGCGAGGACTCCACCGTGCGCGCGTAGGAGTACGTATAGGCCTCGGCGAGCGTGACGCGTCCGTCCCCCGACACGTCCGCCGCCCCGCGCAGCGCCGCGACCAGGTGGTGCGTGAAGACGGAGCCCGCGAGCGCATCCGACTCCTGCGCGGACTCGTCCGCGGCGGACGCGGTGATGATGACGCGCCCGGACAGCTCCTGCCGCTCCAGGTTCACCAGCACGCCTGGAATGGGCTTGAGCCCCTTGAGGCGCGCCGCTTCACCCGACTGGCACGAGTCCACCACCAGCAGGGCGACGCTCACGGGCGCGGCCTCCAGGAAGCGGACCACCTCGTGCAGCGGCAGGCGCGTACCGGACAGGTGCAGCTCGCCCGCGTCCGCGTGGCTGGAGACGTAGACGAAGAGCTGGTCTCCCTGCCGGGCCTGGGCCCGGAGGTAGCGCTCGAAGCGGGCCAGCGCGTCGCGCACCGCGTCCGCGTCGGAGCCGAGCACCACCAGGCCGTCCTCGCGCCGCAGCCCGCCCACCTCCCGCAGCACGCCGAGCACCGCGAGGGCGTCGCGCTCCGCGTAGCGCAGCGGCACATTCGCAGCAGTGCCACGGTTGTTGCCCACCACGAGCGCGAACCGGCGCGGGCCCGCTCCCACCTCCGTGGCCCCGGGCTGCGTGGCCACCATGGCCGCCAGCAGCAGCGCGAGCGTCATGGCCGGGCCTCGACGCCGAGCGCCACCGCCGCGTGCGCGGAGCCCGGGGGAAGCCCCGAGGGCTCGTGGCAGGCCACCTCCACCGAGGCGCCAGGGCACCGCGGCCCGTGCGTGGCCAGCCAGGCGCGGACCTCGTCGAACCGCAGCGGCGTGTCCGAATAGATGGCATGCACCACGAAGTCTCCCCGGGTGACCTGGAACAGGGGCGCGGGCTGCTCGGCGACCAGCTCGCCGCTGCGCCCCGCCCCCGCCGGCCACAGTGCCTCCACCTGCCCCCCCACGTCCATGGAGACGACCAGCGCATAGGGCCGGCCCCCGCTCCTCAGCCGGAGCGCGACCGCATCCCCTTCCTTCAGCGCGGGGTTCACCTGGCCGTCCTCCAGCCGGAACAGCTCCACTGCGGGAGGCCCCTTCACCCGCGTCCCCTGCCCCCCGGCGGGCGCGGCGCCCTCCGCCCCCGTGGACGGTCCGGCCTGGCCCCCTGCGTCGACTGG comes from the Pyxidicoccus xibeiensis genome and includes:
- a CDS encoding PQQ-dependent sugar dehydrogenase, which codes for MHLRHLPVVVRRTGLALFLATAVACGVQPEHESEPPTQTAALVAGTRLIGVQSGRCLDVAQNSQTSGQGLNIYDCHGQGNQRFLFTPEGELRVFDGAWCVQPATASAGARAVIGACTGAASQRWVRNANGTVVHTSSSLCLDVSGQATANSSPVVVWNCNGQTNQQWSLPPDTQPPTVPTGLTLSNVTCNSATLSWSASTDNEGVAFYDVYHDGQLMKSVSGATVSTGLTVVPGATWGLYVNARDAAGNVSQGSATLSITPPPCQTDTQPPTVPTGVTATASGTSVTVSWTASTDNQGVTAYDVFRGGVKVGTVSGSPPGTSFSDSGLSPNTAYSYAVLARDAQGNASARSSAVTVTTGQACANPVCSVTQVTTDTDIPWGLVHLPDGTVLYGRRDAQNIVRLDPATGQKTSVGTVPNVQSTDGEGGLMGLAISPSFSTDRWLYVMHTSPTDNRIVRLRYENGALNIASLQVLLQGIGRNKFHNGGRLRFGPDGKLYAATGDAQNGAYAQDINNLAGKVLRLNTDGTVPSDNPFGNYVWSYGHRNPQGLAFDSQGRLWEQEFGNSVMDETNLIQKGGNYGWPNCEGTVSQGGSGCATAGYIAPKRTYPTSEGSCSGITVVRDALYVACARGSRLYRGVISGTELTNVQQFFVGTYGRLRTVEPTLDGNLWLTTTNQGDKDSIPDNSNEKIFRVLLGQ
- a CDS encoding caspase family protein; this encodes MTLALLLAAMVATQPGATEVGAGPRRFALVVGNNRGTAANVPLRYAERDALAVLGVLREVGGLRREDGLVVLGSDADAVRDALARFERYLRAQARQGDQLFVYVSSHADAGELHLSGTRLPLHEVVRFLEAAPVSVALLVVDSCQSGEAARLKGLKPIPGVLVNLERQELSGRVIITASAADESAQESDALAGSVFTHHLVAALRGAADVSGDGRVTLAEAYTYSYARTVESSLLSRAGTQHPSFRFDLQGKGDLVLSSPARATSLLTLAIEEPGDWTVSTLSGEPVLGHVRKGAGATTLALPAGGYILTTRSEHTAMEARVQVPDAGRAELTRSQLRPQRLETNVLKGALPPRWRLHLGPSVGRPLIPSFGPMVGATAALQHSWKESGVNLTTAVLDVRRGAHPSGDLEQYDATARLGLGHLTRDWHGLQLHVSLDAGATLSRQRQPSTGEVGLALQPQVGATVGAWLRVHGPLRLSVLGNAGHTWSRADAGAGSALSLGGSLGLGWVR
- a CDS encoding RNA polymerase sigma factor gives rise to the protein MLLSAAGSEQAFEQLVRRHHARLARYCGKSVGSAAEGDELAQETLVRVWEARRDYQPRAPFVVFMLTLARNLCRKRVRDSGRRGRWHEEAPAAGLEAVASPDQADVVDQLLEREQQRRVREAMMALPEKFREALLLRFDQELDYAELARIVGRNEATMRSRVFHGLKKLRASVSGGRP
- a CDS encoding cupin domain-containing protein translates to MTSPCPEPSVWLQLVDRQLPEEQAQALRAHARGCAHCQRGLRDTEALAARIAAPLEPASSTDEAVARVLRRVRAGPAEQRARARWNRPWAGGAVAAALAAGLAVLFLRPVPGPPHGEGTALARGTAAASSLGRSVGVTFHTPLTGTTPLAPGAVVPAEAGFGVRYRNVDARGPVFLLAFAQDARGEVHWLHPAHLHEDANEPSVQLEAAPEARTLEEVVVLEEPAPGPLRLVSVVTRAPLGVRDIESLAPEARTPEALRQRWPEASVESLSVVLAGPGARP
- a CDS encoding DUF6174 domain-containing protein, with the protein product MTRSGWSRRAVIRVLTGALIVGAVGCTDGEREQVDSERRAWETVRPSRYRFDYTATGFAPGGGPWRIEVNEQQVVSVTYVGQGAVPTPGFTEATAPTVDVLFERVARALDASSVEVTVRHDPQWHHPVEAHFDRGMEGDGFKAEGLTPVD
- a CDS encoding S28 family serine protease; this encodes MRSDEKRKRSAWWLVAAALWQACGAPVEPEATAAEAAVTTTVAALEVSQAQEADLVQRLQAVPGVLSVVERPSTVPGTRFFHLGFEVPTDHRRPSGERFTLRATLLHRSESAPMVLYSGGYALSSYSSEYEPTWLLGANQLSVEYRYFGESFPLSRDWRRLDVWQAAADFHQLVQAFKPLYPARWLNTGGSKGGMAAVHHRFFYPRDVDATVAYVAPSSHGLSDPRYIGFLERVGDAACRERLKGLQRTALERREEMLPYVEDLAESYEDSFHLLGTDRAFEFAVLEFPFAFWQYGSAEWCDYLPEPETVSTDELFELLDDVSDILYTYGDLALGAYAGYYYQSATELGGPGYPDAHLKDLLRYRGQDVSAVYLPFQVTEPYNPLVPLLAELWVHHAGQRIMFLYGDQDPWSAAAFSVRERNDSWRFTVPNANHSNARIRRLPDAERALAAQRLSEWMNAPVRPMPAQGALTAFSVAEDGPVNEPTEGRRRR